One window from the genome of Nicotiana tomentosiformis chromosome 5, ASM39032v3, whole genome shotgun sequence encodes:
- the LOC104101168 gene encoding beta-glucuronosyltransferase GlcAT14A produces SPPYSLSSLYFLSPLPLPPPRPTPTLPFSLFHHNPTNPNDQNALLPTPPSIAYLISGSTKDSSRILRLLFSIYHPRNQYLIHLDKKTSKSELNNLALTVQSVPVFKAAQNINVIGKADFRYKIGSCSLAAKLHGASILLKLSKSWDWFINLSAADYPLVTQDDLLHILSYLPKDLNFVNHSSYIGWRESKKLKPIVVDPGLYLAEESEVYYATQKRVLPDAYRLFTGSSSAILTRKFIEYCILGSENLPRTLLMYLSNSPSSESVYFPTILCNSQKFNRTTINHNMLYASLNSRSQARQLNSSDFNDLLMSGAAFASPFKVDDPVLDQIDHELLHHNRDEPVPGGWCLGDTETNKCSVWGDAEILRPGPGAKRLEKHFLELFSNESYLSDQCQYEKSSSSR; encoded by the exons TCACCACCCTATTCTCTCTCCTCCTTATACTTTCTCTCTCCTTTACCCCTACCACCCCCCCGCCCCACTCCCACCCTTCCCTTTTCCCTCTTTCATCACAACCCCACCAACCCAAATGACCAAAATGCCCTTCTCCCCACCCCCCCTTCCATTGCTTACCTCATCTCAGGTTCCACTAAAGACTCTTCAAGAATCCTTAGATTACTATTTTCCATTTACCATCCAAGAAACCAGTATTTAATCCATCTTGATAAAAAAACTTCTAAATCAGAACTTAATAATTTAGCACTTACTGTTCAGTCAGTGCCAGTATTTAAAGCTGCCCAAAATATAAATGTTATTGGAAAAGCTGATTTTAGGTATAAAATCGGGTCTTGTTCATTGGCTGCTAAACTACATGGAGCTTCTATTCTTTTGAAACTTTCAAAATCTTGGGATTGGTTTATTAATCTTTCAGCTGCTGATTATCCACTTGTTACTCAAGATG ATCTTCTTCACATTCTATCATATCTACCAAAGGATCTTAATTTTGTCAATCACTCGAGCTACATTGGTTGGAGAGA GTCAAAGAAGTTGAAGCCGATAGTAGTTGATCCCGGGCTTTATCTTGCAGAAGAAAGTGAAGTATATTATGCCACTCAAAAAAGGGTACTGCCAGATGCTTATCGGTTATTCACAG GGTCATCATCAGCTATATTGACTCGGAAGTTTATCGAGTACTGTATCTTAGGCTCAGAAAACCTCCCTAGAACTCTGTTAATGTACTTGTCAAActcaccatcctcagaatctgtTTATTTTCCAACCATTTTGTGCAACTCGCAGAAATTCAATAGGACGACAATCAACCACAACATGCTCTATGCTTCTTTGAACTCCAGATCACAAGCTCGCCAATTGAACTCCAGTGACTTCAATGACCTATTGATGAGTGGAGCAGCATTCGCCTCGCCATTTAAGGTAGATGATCCGGTTCTTGATCAGATTGACCACGAACTTCTCCACCACAATCGTGACGAACCAGTGCCAGGTGGATGGTGTTTAGGTGACACTGAAACTAACAAATGTAGTGTTTGGGGAGACGCTGAAATCCTAAGACCCGGTCCAGGAGCAAAGAGGCTTGAAAAACATTTTCTTGAGCTTTTTTCTAATGAATCATATTTGTCTGATCAATGTCAATATGAGAAGAGCTCTTCTTCCAGATGA
- the LOC138891883 gene encoding uncharacterized protein — protein sequence MVTYKGEEIMGEVNEMNQPRKYHNPEEQKMLKLSKDKRFPPKKPMSSEEAEEFFRKIKTSEYAIIDQLRKTPSQVSLLSLFISSNEHQKVLLKTLNEAYVPVEISVEQLERMAKQFFEVNKISFSRDDLPQEGAAHNKALHLTVKCEGYYMKRVMLDGGSGVDICPLSTLQRMKIRTERIRPNNVCVRTFDGVKRDTIGEIDLILTIGPVDFEVTFQVLDMDTSYNFFLGRPWIHTAGVVPSTLHQMVKFEHENQEIVVYGEDEQFFYRDPSVPCLEAREGSEHIVYQAFEIVIADQCEEGAPFPQPCLSNASVMVATEMIKHGVGFRATEADRKWADERRKNGWVLPQPVLYLTKSFIDPKYVEEEEEEEEETFMAEKIEDICEAMDVFAWSYDDMPGWGVDLVVHKLPTYPGYPPVQQKQRKFKTEISDKIKEEVSKQLKAGVIRVVRYTTWLANVVLVPKKDGKTRVCVDYRDLNKASPKDNFPLPNIHILIDNCAKHEIQSFVDCYGGYHQVLMDEYDAEKTAFTTPWGTYCYRVMPFGLKNIATLLHENHDCHLP from the exons ATGGTTACTTACAAGGGGGAAGAGATTATGGGAGAGGTGAACGAAATGAACCAACCTAGAAAGTACCACAACCCAGAAGAGCAAAAGATGTTAAAACTGAGCAAGGATAAACGGTTTCCGCCTAAGAAGCCTATGAGTTCTGAGGAAGCAGAAGAGTTTTTCCGAAAAATAAAGACTTCGGAATATGCAATAATTGACCAGCTCAGGAAGACTCCTTCCCAGGTTTCACTTTTATCTCTTTTTATTAGCTCAAATGAACATCAGAAGGTACTCCTCAAAACATTGAACGAGGCATATGTCCCGGTTGAAATTTCAGTTGAACAACTGGAAAGAATGGCTAAACAATTCTTTGAAGTTAATAAGATTTCCTTCAGCCGTGATGATTTGCCCCAAGAGGGAGCCGCCCACAACAAAGCCCTTCACTTGACTGTCAAATGCGAAGGTTATTATATGAAGAGAGTCATGCTAGATGGTGGGTCTGGGGTCGATATTTGCCCTCTCTCAACGCTCCAGAGGATGAAAATTAGAACAGAAAGAATCCGACCAAACAATGTATGTGTGCGCACTTTTGATGGTGTCAAACGAGACACAATAGGggaaattgatttgattttgaccaTTGGCCCTGTGGATTTTGAGGTAACTTTCCAGGTTCTGGACATGGATACTTCATATAATTTTTtcctaggaagaccatggattcacactGCAGGAGTTGTGCCCTCCACTCttcatcaaatggtcaaatttgaacatgaaaatcaAGAAATTGTTGTCTACGGGGAGGATGAACAGTTCTTTTACAGGGACCCTTCAGTCCCATGTCTCGAAGCTAGAGAAGGAAGTGAGCACATTGTCTACCAAGCCTTCGAAATTGTGATCGCTGATCAATGCGAAGAAGGGGCCCCGTTCCCTCAACCTTGCTTATCTAATGCCTCGGTCATGGTCGCCACTGAAATGATTAAACATGG CGTAGGTTTCCGAGCTACAGAGGCCGATAGAAAATGGGCTGATGAGCGCAGGAAAAATGGGTGGGTCCTGCCTCAGCCCGTTCTGTATCTCACCAAGTCATTTATTGATCCCAAAtatgtagaagaagaagaagaagaagaagaagagacctTCATGGCTGAAAAGATTGAGGACATTTGTGAAGCCATG gatgtgtttgcatggtcctatgatgatatgccagGTTGGGGCGTTGATTTGGTAGTACATAAATTGCCAACTTATCCCGGTTACCCACCCgtacaacaaaagcaaagaaagtTTAAAACGGAAATCAGtgataagatcaaagaagaagtctCTAAACAATTAAAAGCTGGTGTGATTCGGGTGGTCCGATACACCACGTGGTTGGCTAATGTGGTCCtagtgccaaagaaagatgggaaaacccgagtgtgtgttgattatcgggatttgaacaaagcaagtcccaagGACAACTTTCCACTGCCAAACATTCATATTCTTATTGACAACTGTGCCAAACATGAGATACAGTCTTTCGTGGATTGTTATGGTGGGTATCACCAGGTTCTGATGGATGAGTACGATGCAGAAAAGACGGCTTTCACCACGCCATGGGGCACTTATTGTTACAGAGttatgccattcggtttgaaaaATATAGCGACATTATTACATGAGAACCATGACTGTcatcttccatga
- the LOC104117248 gene encoding uncharacterized protein yields MASESHLPIIEPEDSPVSAIPQSESATTEENRRLRVLMLEMWDAWSNGKEPPSIIPGFPELLPRTSGISNVPIPVTNPFIPFGYPTISDNFTGMPSEVRPQEPFSGVPSTLFTAPPVSTTAQPTAPRPCFDPSAFTFQIPQFQLDNAHVTPNSYPQHPQFESPMEQERAMRNPEQEEMVRKMKSLKKGLKNMKGLSGQKSVSNSDLCMFPHVHLPVGFKMLKFEKYDGHGDPIAHLERYCNQLRGGGGKEELLMAYFGESLTGIASEWYINQDIFHWHIWDDLARDFVRQFQYNIDIAPDRNSLTNSKKKITESFREYAIKWREQASRVKLPMDEAEMVNVFLQAQEADYFQNMISAMGKPFAEAIKIGEMVENGLKTGRIISQSALRATSQAIQNGFGGLANQKKREEGALMTSALKAIIAIVDSETRPKAALKQARNEKKITLTPQVAETNIGEAPVKDAVLYVPRAPRKEQHMLNTPKRFE; encoded by the exons ATGGCCTCTGAAAGTCATCTACCAATTATTGAGCCTGAGGATAGTCCTGTATCGGCTATTCCACAGTCAGAGTCTGCAACCACTGAGGAAAATAGGAGGCTACGCGTCCTCATGTTAGAAATGTGGGACGCTTGGTCTAATGGCAAAGAACCGCCCAGTATAATCCCCGGATTTCCTGAACTGCTTCCCAGGACGAGTGGAATCTCTAATGTCCCCATCCCCGTAACAAACCCATTCATCCCGTTTGGGTACCCCACTATATCGGACAATTTCACCGGTATGCCTTCTGAGGTTCGCCCCCAGGAACCATTTTCAGGGGTACCTTCTACATTATTCACCGCACCACCAGTCTCTACTACGGCACAACCAACAGCTCCCAGGCCATGCTTTGATCCTTCAGCTTTCACTTTTCAAATCCCGCAATTTCAGCTAGACAACGCTCATGTTACCCCAAACTCTTACCCTCAACACCCACAGTTTGAGTCTCCTATGGAGCAGGAAAGAGCTATGAGAAACCCCGAGCAAGAAGAGATGGTTCGAAAGATGAAAAGCCTCAAAAAAGGTTTAAAGAACATGAAAGGCCTGAGTGGCCAAAAGAGTGTCTCCAACTCCGATCTATGTATGTTTCCTCATGTTCATTTGCCTGTTGGTTTTAAAATGCTAAAATTCGAAAAATATGACGGGCACGGAGACCCGATCGCTCATTTGGAAAGATATTGCAATCAGTTGAGAGGGGgaggtggaaaagaagaacttTTGATGGCCTATTTCGGGGAGAGCTTAACGGGAATTGCGTCAGAATGGTACATAAATCAGGACATCTTCCATTGGCATATATGGGATGACTTGGCCCGAGATTTCGTCAGGCAATTTCAATACAATATTGATATAGCTCCAGATAGGAATTCTCTGACCAATTCCAAGAAGAAAATCACAGAAAGCTTCCGTGAATATGCTATCAAGTGGCGTGAGCAAGCATCCAGAGTGAAACTGCCTATGGATGAGGCAGAAATGGTCAATGTTTTCTTGCAGGCCCAAGAGGCCGATTACTTTCAAAACATGATATCTGCAATGGGCAAACCTTTTGCAGAGGCCATAAAAATCGgagaaatggtagaaaatggcTTGAAAACTGGCCGAATCATAAGTCAATCTGCTTTGAGAGCCACCTCCCAAGCCATCCAGAACGGCTTTGGAGGTTTAGCAAATCAAAAAAAGAGGGAAGAAGGAGCCTTGATGACTTCAG CTTTGAAAGCTATCATCGCCATTGTCGATTCAGAGACAAGACCTAAAGCGGCGTTGAAACAAGCCAGAAATGAGAAGAAAATCACTCTAACTCCTCAAGTTGCAGAAACAAATATTGGGGAAGCACCAGTTAAGGATGCAGTTCTCTATGTTCCTAGGGCCCCAAGGAAAGAACAACACATGTTGAACACTCCCAAAAGATTTGAGTAG